The Anopheles merus strain MAF chromosome 2L, AmerM5.1, whole genome shotgun sequence genome has a segment encoding these proteins:
- the LOC121592417 gene encoding tyrosine-protein kinase Abl isoform X1 translates to MGAQQVKERPTGTISTLGAGSSIRSSRSKPRSSKDARTLGSNIFTEHSEALLQSRPLPHIPPPGSLLPTDLLGQNQDGLENHTGTMHSQGSSNAAQSSFETAHRWTSKENLLAPGPEEDDPQLFVALYDFKAGGENQLSLRKGEQVRILSYNKSGEWCEAHSDSGHVGWVPSNYVTPLNSLEKHSWYHGPISRNAAEYLLSSGINGSFLVRESESSPGQRSISLRYDGRVYHYRISEDSDGKVYVTADAKFNTLAELVHHHSALHEGHGLITPLLYPAPKQNKPTVFPLSPEPDEWEICRTDIVMKHKLGGGQYGEVYEAVWKRYGNTVAVKTLKEDTMALKDFLEEAAIMKEMKHPNLVQLIGVCTREPPFYIITEFMSHGNLLDFLRTAGRETLDAVALLYMATQIASGMSYLESRNFIHRDLAARNCLVGDNNLVKVADFGLARLMRDDTYTAHAGAKFPIKWTAPEGLAYNKFSTKSDVWAFGVLLWEIATYGMSPYPGIDLTDVFHKLESGYRMERPPGCPPEVYDLMRKCWQWNAQDRPTFKSIHHDLEHMFQESSITEAVEKQLQGVGVMPMQLTPQMSKKPHMGMQQQQQQQLQQQQQQLLPPPPSQTQQQQQPVQHEPAITPISDSGSGSGSKFSTFGNKQPSTAGVQMRRTTNKRGKTAPAPPKRTSLLSSSRDSTYRDDDNCKLGEGEQNANGTTIPITKSSSCSSFLIDKLFRGFSRDMANLMNRATDSENEQTEVTPDTDTDNPEPVGFQKTPQQSSFKRAPIMGNRGLETRGSKRLPQQARRDQLPPGPGGQPCTPVLGTGQPPIVGALEVQNVKKAINRYGTLPKDARIGAYLESLRQSDGTVIQQAQSPVQQQQLPQHQQPQQQHVVGPPPGAAPMQMGMNPNLALVSEPPPPPMAAANAISNSILAQRNAAAIKAQPQMIRSNSSSGVTMSNSATASLSKLQRHRTTTDGSMMTFSSFRGSVGNNSPKRAVQPTLADLEFPPPPVDLPPPPEEFDMPLDQRGGGGGGGSGGMLEKSIAPSNDVRNTEPSVEEASTRFGVSLRKREPSTDSCSSLGSPADAMINTVGDPSSLPTPPPPPVKDLKADSKRVTNVPKCLQGDVVGGKRTAGPLHGTSDPASQLVSELAESMHLPKAPSPLTTAQEPQHQQQQQPISHYKSSDVSSLRKPVSMSKSTILPSTNAAANDNHSAAPNAASGAPQPPFKAQLKKVDTAKRTPAQPAKKEESTGGIIDFKSRLRKVDQNNTEVSSNGGSGGGEFVDPPTSNVDNNNKHQAGGNSLQSIHNNNFNTTASSNNSNGNILNNNDNSASSSSSENENHRSAKKGETGMPMVVRNGTSISGKNSMDSSNKLLLENNELNSLKLKKTNVASTIVTGTAPIDSNKVIELKKTEIKIELTDDRKRESLEGNSLKVDSGGGSGDNLSTGSSGAGGEDGDGKRKSTGSISSLKKLWEAKESPSDPLSAQLSPKLGTKSVANMVPKMNNNVEAEDGSIGGGHDATQQQQQQQEQLQQANAGPAGCVSTGTLGSNKKPAVPLKPSKFSSIYATPVQNMMQTASSTVASGSSVGGGGTSNTSNIYAKSNDSSSIIQQSDKDKSTLATATTGSATPSAGGRESILELVQLLQTSLKQPVGNISASQWLALSDRLNSLQSSCVTFADNESLPPHAKFHFRELVTRVENQARSLRSASNKNVQDNEKLVQEVGQSLKQISNALHRYYCTGSLPTLNGVNVLTLDTSITEPWRKKVIF, encoded by the exons ATGGGTGCCCAGCAGGTGAAGGAACGTCCGACCGGAACTATCTCTACCCTCGGAGCCGGCAGCTCGATCCGGTCCAGCCGCAGCAAGCCCCGCTCGTCGAAGGATGCGCGAACGCTCGGCTCAAACATCTTCACCGAACACAGTG AAGCACTGCTTCAGTCGCGCCCGTTACCTCACATACCACCGCCTGGCAGTTTGTTACCAACGGACCTACTGGGCCAGAATCAGGATGGGTTGGAAAATCATACCGGCACCATGCACTCGCAGGGCAGCTCCAACGCGGCACAGTCCAGCTTCGAAACGGCTCACCGATGGACGTCGAAGGAGAACCTGTTGGCTCCCGGACCCGAAGAAGACGATCCGCAGTTGTTTGTCGCGCTGTACGACTTCAAGGCCGGTGGTGAAAACCAACTGAGCTTGCGAAAGGGCGAACAGGTGCGGATACTGTCCTACAACAAGTCGGGCGAATGGTGCGAGGCACACTCCGACTCGGGCCATGTTGGGTGGGTGCCGTCGAACTACGTGACGCCGCTAAACTCGCTGGAGAAACACTCCTGGTATCATGGGCCGATTTCGCGCAACGCGGCCGAGTATTTgctgagctccggcatcaacgGTAGCTTTCTGGTGCGTGAAAGCGAAAGTTCGCCCGGCCAGCGCAGCATCAGCTTGCGGTATGATGGGCGCGTCTATCACTACAGAATATCGGAGGACTCCGACGGAAAGGTGTACGTCACGGCCGACGCCAAGTTTAACACGCTGGCCGAACTGGTGCACCATCACAGTGCGCTGCACGAGGGCCACGGGTTGATTACGCCCCTACTATACCCGGCcccgaagcaaaacaaaccgacCGTGTTCCCGCTTAGCCCCGAGCCGGATGAGTGGGAGATATGCCGGACGGACATCGTCATGAAGCACAAGCTGGGCGGTGGGCAGTACGGCGAGGTGTACGAGGCTGTGTGGAAGCGCTACGGCAACACGGTGGCCGTTAAAACGCTCAAAGAAGATACGATGGCTTTAAAAGATTTCCTAGAAGAGGCCGCCATCATGAAGGAAATGAAACACCCGAATTTGGTGCAACTGATAG GCGTCTGCACGCGCGAGCCACCGTTTTACATCATTACCGAATTCATGAGCCACGGAAATTTGCTCGATTTTTTGCGCACCGCCGGCCGGGAAACGCTAGATGCCGTGGCGCTTTTGTACATGGCTACCCAAATCGCTTCTGGCATGAGCTATCTCGAGAGTCGAAACTTTATCCATCGCGATTTGGCAGCGCGCAACTGCCTCGTCGGCGATAACAATCTGGTAAAGGTGGCAGATTTCGGACTGGCGCGACTGATGCGTGACGATACGTACACGGCGCACGCCGGTGCCAAATTTCCCATCAAGTGGACGGCGCCCGAGGGCTTGGCGTACAATAAGTTCAGCACCAAATCGGACGTGTGGGCGTTCGGCGTACTGCTGTGGGAGATCGCAACGTATGGCATGTCGCCGTATCCCGGGATCGACCTAACGGACGTATTCCACAAGCTCGAGTCTGGCTATCGCATGGAACGACCGCCCGGCTGCCCGCCCGAGGTGTACGATTTGATGCGGAAGTGCTGGCAGTGGAATGCTCAAGATCGTCCAACGTTCAAAAGCATCCATCACGATCTGGAGCACATGTTTCAG GAATCCTCCATTACTGAAGCGGTAGAGAAGCAACTCCAAGGCGTGGGTGTGATGCCGATGCAGCTAACGCCGCAGATGAGCAAGAAGCCACATATGGGtatgcagcaacagcagcaacaacagctacagcaacagcaacagcaactgcTACCTCCTCCGCCATcacaaacacaacagcagcagcagccggtacAGCACGAACCTGCCATAACACCGATTTCTG ATTCTGGTTCCGGTTCCGGTTCGAAGTTCAGCACATTTGGGAACAAGCAACCATCTACCGCTGGTGTGCAAATGCGACGAACAACGAACAAACGTGGCAAAACGGCTCCAGCGCCTCCGAAGAGGACAAG TCTGCTATCATCCAGCCGTGACTCAACGTACCGAGACGATGACAATTGCAAGCTTGGCGAGGGCGAGCAAAATGCAAACGGTACTACTATTCCCATCACAAAATCGTCCTCTTGCAGTAGTTTTCTTATCGATAAGCTGTTTCGAG gaTTTTCCCGTGATATGGCAAACCTAATGAATCGGGCAACTGATTCCGAGAATGAGCAAACCGAAGTCACTCCGGACACCGATACAGACAATCCGGAACCAGTTGGGTTTCAGAAAACTCCCCAGCAAAGTTCATTCAAGCGCGCCCCGATCATGGGCAATAGAGGGCTGGAAACACGGGGCAGCAAACGGCTGCCCCAGCAAGCACGTCGTGATCAACTACCGCCCGGCCCGGGAGGTCAACCGTGTACGCCAGTGTTAGGCACTGGACAGCCACCGATAGTAGGAGCCCTTGAGGTGCAGAACGTCAAGAAAGCCATCAACAGATACGGTACGCTGCCCAAGGATGCGCGAATAGGAGCGTACCTCGAATCGTTGCGCCAAAGCGATGGCACTGTTATTCAGCAGGCCCAATCGCCGGTGCAACAACAGCAGTTACCTCAGcaccagcagccgcagcagcaacatgtTGTCGGGCCGCCGCCAGGTGCGGCTCCAATGCAGATGGGCATGAATCCAAACTTGGCACTGGTTTCGGAACCGCCGCCTCCGCCCATGGCAGCGGCAAATGCGATATCGAACAGTATACTAGCGCAGCGAAACGCAGCGGCAATCAAAGCACAACCACAGATGATACGAAGCAACTCCTCGAGTGGGGTCACCATGTCCAACTCGGCCACAGCTAGTCTTTCAAAACTGCAACGCCATCGTACGACCACGGACGGTTCGATGATGACGTTCTCCTCCTTCCGCGGGTCGGTTGGAAACAATAGTCCAAAGCGAGCTGTCCAGCCGACGCTAGCCGATCTCGAGTTTCCGCCACCACCGGTGGATCTTCCGCCGCCCCCGGAGGAGTTTGATATGCCGCTTGATcaacgaggaggaggaggaggaggagggtcAGGAGGCATGTTGGAAAAATCGATCGCCCCCTCGAACGATGTGCGCAACACGGAACCGAGCGTCGAAGAGGCCAGCACGCGCTTTGGCGTAAGCTTGCGCAAACGCGAACCTTCCACTGATTCGTGCAGCTCACTCGGCAGTCCGGCTGATGCCATGATCAATACCGTGGGAGATCCGTCCTCGCTTCCCactccaccgccaccacccgtGAAGGACTTGAAAGCGGACTCGAAACGTGTAACGAATGTGCCAAAGTGTTTACAGGGTGACGTCGTCGGGGGTAAACGAACTGCCGGTCCACTGCACGGCACCTCCGATCCAGCATCACAATTAGTCAGTGAGCTGGCGGAATCGATGCATTTACCAAAGGCGCCCTCGCCACTAACGACCGCGCAGGAAccacagcaccagcagcagcagcagccaatcTCCCATTACAAGTCCTCGGACGTTAGCTCGCTTCGCAAACCGGTGTCGATGTCAAAATCTACTATCCTGCCATCTACCAATGCAGCGGCTAATGATAATCACAGTGCTGCCCCCAACGCTGCCTCCGGTGCACCGCAGCCGCCCTTCAAAGCGCAGCTGAAGAAAGTGGATACAGCGAAAAGAACACCAGCCCAGCCGGCGAAGAAAGAGGAAAGCACGGGTGGCATTATCGATTTCAAGTCCAGACTACGCAAGGTGGATCAAAACAATACGGAGGTGTCGAGTAatggcggcagcggcgggGGTGAGTTTGTCGATCCCCCGACGTCGAATGTGGACAATAATAACAAGCACCAAGCAGGGGGCAACAGTCTGCAGAGTAttcacaacaacaacttcaATACCACCGCATCCAGCAATAATAGTAATGGCAACATCCTGAACAATAATGATAATTCggcttcctcctcctcgtcggaGAACGAAAACCATCGGTCGGCGAAGAAGGGTGAGACGGGAATGCCGATGGTAGTTCGAAACGGAACCAGCATTTCCGGCAAGAACAGTATGGATTCCAGCAATAAGTTACTGCTAGAGAATAACGAGCTCAACTCGCTGAAGCTGAAGAAAACGAATGTCGCGTCCACGATCGTCACGGGTACGGCCCCGATCGACAGCAACAAGGTGATCGAGCTGAAAAAGACTGAAATCAAGATTGAGCTGACTGACGATCGGAAGCGCGAAAGTCTGGAAGGGAACTCGCTCAAGGTGGACAGCGGCGGTGGTAGCGGAGATAATCTGTCAACAGGCAGCAGTGGAGCAGGTGGCGAGGACGGGGACGGTAAACGTAAAAGCACAGGCAGTATTAGCAGCCTGAAAAAGCTGTGGGAAGCGAAGGAATCGCCGAGTGATCCGTTGAGCGCACAGCTGAGCCCCAAGCTAGGAACAAAGAGTGTAGCAAATATGGTACCGAAAATGAACAACAACGTGGAAGCGGAGGATGGCTCCATAGGAGGGGGTCACGATGCAactcagcagcaacagcagcagcaagagcagCTGCAACAAGCGAATGCCGGACCGGCGGGATGCGTTTCGACGGGTACATtgggcagcaacaaaaaaccggcCGTCCCTCTGAAGCCATCCAAGTTTTCTTCCATTTACGCGACGCCGGTACAAAATATGATGCAAACGGCATCGTCCACAGTGGCATCGGGCTcaagtgttggtggtggtggtacgtcCAATACGAGTAATATCTATGCAAAATCaaacgacagcagcagcattattCAGCAATCAGACAAGGACAAGTCGACGCTAGCAACAGCGACGACTGGTTCCGCTACGCCATCAGCAGGTGGGCGTGAGTCCATCCTGGAGCTAGTGCAGTTGTTGCAGACCAGCTTGAAACAGCCGGTCGGTAACATTTCCGCCTCTCAGTGGCTAGCACTGAGTGATCGGCTCAATTCGCTACAGTCCAGCTGTGTTACCTTTGCCGACAATGAAAGTCTGCCACCGCACGCCAAATTTCACTTCCGAGAGCTAGTCACACGGGTGGAAAATCAGGCTCGTTCGTTACGGTCCGCTAGTAACAAGAACGTTCAAGACAACGAAAAACTCGTCCAAGAAGTCGGCCAATCGCTGAAGCAGATATCAAATGCCTTGCACAG